The following are encoded together in the Ignavibacteria bacterium genome:
- the nadA gene encoding quinolinate synthase NadA translates to MYLESLIDYEKQILQLKEKLNAVILAHYYQESEIQDIADFVGDSLELAKQAASTNADVIVFAGVHFMAETAKILNPDRLVIIPDETAGCSLSDSCPAPLFKKFRDENPELVAVTYINCSASVKALSDIICTSSNAEKIINSISKEKKILFSPDRNLGKYLQKKTGRKMILWQGTCIVHEQFADKKIQQLKFQNPKALLIAHPECEEIVLEQADFIGSTSKLLNFVKENSAIEFIVATEIGIIHQMKKACPEKIFIPAPPDSNCACNECPHMKKNTMEKLYLCMRNKKPEIVLNKDLIEKALIPIKRMLELS, encoded by the coding sequence ATGTATCTAGAATCACTAATCGATTACGAAAAACAGATTTTACAGCTCAAAGAGAAACTTAATGCAGTAATTCTCGCTCATTATTATCAAGAATCTGAAATACAGGACATTGCTGATTTCGTGGGAGACAGCCTCGAACTCGCAAAGCAGGCTGCCTCAACCAATGCCGATGTGATAGTGTTTGCAGGTGTGCACTTCATGGCCGAAACGGCTAAAATCTTGAATCCGGATAGACTTGTGATCATTCCGGATGAAACAGCAGGATGCTCTCTATCGGATAGCTGCCCTGCGCCGCTTTTCAAAAAATTTAGGGACGAAAATCCCGAACTGGTTGCGGTTACTTACATCAACTGCTCAGCATCGGTTAAAGCTCTAAGTGATATTATCTGCACTTCTTCGAATGCTGAAAAAATTATTAATTCGATTTCAAAAGAAAAGAAGATTCTTTTTTCACCAGACCGGAATCTGGGCAAATATCTTCAGAAAAAAACTGGAAGAAAAATGATTCTCTGGCAAGGTACATGTATTGTTCACGAACAATTTGCAGACAAGAAAATCCAGCAATTAAAATTTCAAAATCCAAAGGCATTGTTAATTGCTCATCCCGAATGCGAAGAGATCGTTTTAGAACAAGCAGATTTTATTGGCTCGACGAGTAAACTTCTAAATTTTGTTAAAGAAAATTCTGCAATTGAGTTCATCGTAGCAACTGAAATTGGAATTATTCACCAAATGAAGAAAGCTTGTCCCGAAAAAATATTTATTCCCGCCCCGCCTGATTCGAATTGTGCGTGCAATGAATGTCCCCACATGAAGAAAAATACAATGGAAAAACTCTACTTGTGCATGAGAAATAAAAAACCCGAAATTGTATTAAATAAAGATTTGATTGAGAAAGCACTCATCCCAATTAAGCGGATGCTCGAGTTGAGCTAG
- a CDS encoding MgtC/SapB family protein: MNKKSVIKSIVILSLLAVALVPQISFAQTDFWDILKKESILPEIAGSTSVWQTIISFFLAGLLGALVSYRRNIDTYGFAVMEAHVILSFAAALMMMIIGTEIARAFGLMGAATIVRYRYSLNNPREASSLVIALGLGMACGVGLYLLAIIGALFARIAFNLFDFLPDFVINIFFNVRQIFILKLAIPSLASFVTIEEIDEVLSNQKFKFRLLSSKEKKSAPEQTTLTYEIILEKIEEKDTITELLKDKKIDIIDMMWIKQKADKVNENFSSRGFGS, translated from the coding sequence ATGAATAAAAAATCAGTTATAAAAAGTATCGTAATTCTATCATTATTGGCGGTTGCTTTAGTTCCTCAAATTTCATTCGCCCAAACAGATTTTTGGGATATTCTTAAAAAAGAATCAATCCTTCCAGAGATCGCTGGTTCTACAAGTGTTTGGCAGACGATAATTTCTTTCTTCCTCGCGGGACTGCTTGGTGCATTAGTTTCCTACAGAAGAAATATTGACACTTATGGGTTTGCGGTTATGGAGGCGCATGTTATTCTAAGTTTTGCTGCCGCTTTAATGATGATGATAATCGGAACTGAAATTGCCCGTGCATTTGGATTGATGGGTGCTGCAACTATTGTACGATATAGATATAGTCTCAACAATCCGCGTGAAGCAAGTTCATTAGTTATTGCACTCGGATTGGGAATGGCATGCGGTGTCGGGCTGTATTTATTAGCAATCATCGGAGCTTTGTTTGCACGAATAGCATTTAATCTTTTTGATTTTCTTCCCGATTTCGTAATAAATATATTTTTTAATGTACGCCAGATTTTCATTCTTAAACTTGCTATTCCTTCTTTAGCTTCATTTGTTACAATTGAAGAAATTGATGAAGTTTTATCCAATCAAAAATTCAAGTTTAGGTTACTTTCTTCCAAAGAAAAAAAATCAGCTCCCGAGCAAACTACGTTGACTTATGAAATAATTTTGGAAAAGATTGAGGAAAAGGACACAATTACGGAACTATTGAAAGACAAGAAAATTGACATTATTGATATGATGTGGATAAAACAAAAAGCGGATAAAGTGAATGAAAATTTCTCCTCAAGAGGATTTGGATCTTAA
- the lptD gene encoding LPS assembly protein LptD produces the protein MKIKLIFALLSLVFLTSSFAQTFNGRISSSVYGFERAEAQGVENQYLRSFQMVNLNLNQNNVSLRTAFNFEKDLLKKFDYDPRVRVYNLYFEARNLFDFATLKIGRQPLFHSVASGIFDGAALELKYENFKLSTYYGGNVPAYQKLKMTDKFSEDYLFGLKFATSAIENLHFALGYINKNFKQEEYSAVRLDDLFNADTLLIKRGASQFKLLSAELGYEFTDNLSVDTRLDYDLNYKKPTKIEATASFNPMKNMGLNLYYNMREPLIRYNSYFTIFEAAVENSQEVEAGVDYRFNSFLTAIGKFGYVTYKDENSTRITAGLIIPFGTITYRKSLGYAGEIDNVSLYSAYPLFCGLVTPSLGLSYSGYKLSASDEKNNVLSLLAGFNYRPWRILSFDLQGQYMNNKIYKNDYRLFFKINYWFNTNLGLM, from the coding sequence ATGAAAATAAAATTAATCTTCGCGTTACTTTCTCTGGTGTTTTTAACATCTTCCTTTGCTCAGACTTTTAATGGAAGAATTTCATCATCGGTTTATGGATTTGAACGTGCCGAGGCACAAGGCGTAGAGAACCAGTATCTCCGTTCATTTCAAATGGTAAACTTGAATCTAAATCAAAACAATGTTTCACTCAGAACTGCCTTCAATTTTGAAAAAGATTTGTTGAAAAAGTTCGACTACGATCCCAGAGTCAGAGTTTATAATCTCTATTTTGAAGCCAGAAATCTTTTTGATTTTGCCACACTGAAGATAGGTCGTCAACCACTTTTTCATTCTGTAGCGAGTGGGATTTTTGATGGTGCTGCACTTGAGTTAAAATATGAAAACTTCAAATTATCGACCTACTACGGTGGAAATGTTCCCGCATATCAAAAACTAAAAATGACCGACAAGTTTAGTGAAGATTATTTATTCGGTTTGAAATTTGCCACAAGTGCAATAGAAAATCTTCATTTTGCTCTTGGGTATATCAACAAGAATTTTAAGCAGGAAGAGTATTCTGCAGTTAGGTTAGATGATCTATTCAATGCCGATACACTTCTAATAAAAAGAGGTGCAAGCCAATTCAAACTTCTGTCAGCAGAACTTGGATATGAGTTCACCGATAACCTTTCAGTTGACACCCGCTTGGATTACGATTTAAATTATAAAAAGCCCACAAAGATTGAAGCAACTGCTTCATTCAATCCAATGAAAAATATGGGATTGAATTTGTATTACAACATGCGAGAGCCGCTAATCCGTTATAATTCATACTTCACAATATTTGAAGCTGCAGTTGAAAATTCTCAGGAGGTTGAAGCAGGAGTTGATTACCGATTTAATTCATTCTTGACTGCAATTGGAAAATTCGGTTATGTAACTTATAAAGACGAAAACTCAACTCGAATTACTGCAGGCTTAATAATTCCCTTCGGAACAATTACTTACCGAAAAAGTCTCGGCTATGCTGGTGAGATTGATAATGTTTCTCTTTATTCGGCTTATCCATTGTTTTGTGGATTAGTTACACCAAGTCTTGGATTATCGTACAGCGGTTATAAGCTCTCTGCAAGTGATGAGAAAAATAATGTTCTTTCTCTACTTGCTGGATTTAACTACCGCCCTTGGAGAATACTTTCGTTTGATCTTCAAGGACAATACATGAATAACAAAATTTACAAAAACGATTATCGACTCTTCTTCAAAATTAATTATTGGTTTAACACAAATTTGGGGTTGATGTAA
- a CDS encoding HAMP domain-containing histidine kinase → MKRSFRSISVNIKLTLLVIAFLIAVATLWYTHTIVKQLQEREKQIVTLYAKGLEYISNSEDIGTDYTFIFENIIQQIDFPLVLTDAKNNVDPLSRTEIRNIKVDSGWTFERAKKFIDNKIIQMDEANPPINVIYQDSIFSRIHYGDSELVEQLRLYPYIQLIIATLFVLMAYFGFSYVKKSEHGKIWVGMSKETAHQLGTPLSSLLGWLEILKMNYQDSNKVIDTLNEMENDLDRLKKIADRFSKIGSVPELKKENVNSIVDKVISYFERRVPQSGKQIEFAFETTKNFSAKLNSDLFEWVVENLTKNALDAIEANSGKINYVLNETKKEIILDVWDTGRGIDMKLRQEVFRPGFSTKKRGWGLGLSLSKRIIEEYHKGKIFVKSSAIGEGTCFRIVLKKNND, encoded by the coding sequence ATGAAAAGAAGTTTTAGATCAATTTCGGTAAATATTAAACTTACTTTATTAGTAATTGCTTTTTTGATCGCGGTTGCAACTCTATGGTATACTCATACAATTGTGAAGCAGCTTCAAGAAAGAGAAAAGCAAATTGTTACTCTATATGCAAAGGGCTTGGAATATATATCAAACTCTGAAGATATTGGAACTGATTATACATTCATTTTCGAAAATATCATACAGCAGATTGATTTTCCCCTTGTACTGACCGACGCAAAAAACAACGTTGATCCTCTCAGCCGAACTGAAATTAGAAATATCAAAGTCGATTCCGGTTGGACTTTTGAAAGAGCCAAGAAATTTATTGATAATAAAATTATTCAGATGGATGAAGCAAATCCGCCGATAAATGTTATTTATCAAGATTCAATTTTCAGCCGAATTCATTACGGCGATTCTGAATTAGTGGAGCAGCTCAGGTTGTATCCCTATATTCAATTAATCATCGCAACTCTTTTTGTCCTGATGGCATATTTTGGATTTAGCTATGTGAAAAAAAGCGAACATGGAAAAATCTGGGTTGGAATGTCTAAGGAGACTGCACATCAGTTAGGCACGCCGCTATCAAGTTTGTTAGGTTGGCTTGAAATATTAAAAATGAATTATCAGGATAGCAATAAAGTAATCGATACATTGAACGAGATGGAAAACGATTTAGATAGACTAAAAAAAATTGCGGATCGATTTTCTAAAATTGGATCAGTGCCTGAATTGAAAAAAGAAAATGTCAACTCGATCGTCGATAAAGTAATTTCCTATTTCGAACGCCGCGTGCCGCAATCCGGAAAACAAATTGAATTTGCTTTTGAAACAACTAAAAATTTTTCAGCGAAATTGAATTCTGACCTGTTCGAATGGGTTGTGGAAAATCTAACAAAAAATGCTCTTGATGCAATTGAAGCTAACAGCGGTAAAATAAACTACGTTCTTAATGAAACTAAAAAAGAAATTATTCTTGATGTCTGGGATACAGGCAGAGGCATTGACATGAAACTACGCCAAGAAGTTTTTCGCCCTGGATTCAGTACGAAAAAACGAGGTTGGGGATTAGGACTGAGTCTTTCAAAAAGAATTATTGAAGAATATCACAAAGGAAAAATATTTGTTAAATCGAGTGCAATCGGAGAGGGGACATGCTTCAGAATTGTTCTTAAGAAGAATAACGATTGA
- a CDS encoding lamin tail domain-containing protein — protein sequence MKKIFVLIFAICSIYSSCDKPIGPPIDNTPGKPKVFINEFMAVNTKTIKDEANQYDDWIELYNAADTVVNLSGYYLSDKLSITNKWKFPSVNILPKGFLLIWCDDDTLQGALHANFKITSIGEPLALFTPDRKLLDSLSFGVQFADTSFGRFPDGTNNWKYMPTPTPGSSNK from the coding sequence ATGAAAAAAATATTTGTTTTAATATTTGCGATTTGCTCAATCTATTCGAGCTGTGATAAACCGATCGGTCCGCCAATAGATAATACACCTGGTAAACCGAAGGTATTCATAAATGAATTCATGGCAGTGAATACGAAAACTATTAAGGATGAAGCAAATCAATACGACGATTGGATCGAACTTTATAATGCCGCAGATACAGTTGTAAATTTATCGGGGTATTATCTCTCAGATAAACTCTCCATAACCAATAAGTGGAAGTTTCCTTCAGTAAATATTTTACCGAAAGGATTCCTATTGATCTGGTGCGATGACGATACTTTGCAGGGTGCTTTACATGCGAATTTTAAGATCACTTCAATTGGGGAGCCGCTTGCACTCTTTACACCTGATCGAAAATTACTTGATTCTCTAAGTTTCGGAGTTCAATTTGCCGATACTTCTTTCGGAAGATTTCCGGATGGAACAAATAACTGGAAATACATGCCGACACCAACTCCTGGTTCAAGTAACAAGTAA
- a CDS encoding tetratricopeptide repeat protein: protein MTNFPDDFWSEQDETRGEGKKDYEIEQVVLSLKEYLESLEANAFVSDIDTLEENIQIAIDLEENEIGIKLSNILVAQAPYNSDGWQKRGILLNNLEQYEEAVESYRKAYSLNPLDYETLNNLGIAYENLNNYSEAAEAFQHALTLAPGNDEVILNLALSYQKSGNFERAIQFLNDNLQHDPENIEALYELAFCFDSLERFNEAINTYKKLLDIDPYNHHAWYNLGITYSRYNQWQKAIECYDFAIAINDNFASAYFNKGNAYSYLGKLENAIEAYKTTIQLEPDDFTAWYNLGCCYEEQEEFLRAIKSFDKAIEINAEHYESYLSRGFCYDSLGKYHLAFKDFNKAIEVTSENIEAWYAKGDLEYSLGQLQESIESYKKVLDKDPENTDVHFDLALAYYEIGDLGASLKFFDQCIMLEPQWADPYFERAKIFFVLSRTYEAFESLKMSFILDPNKQKLFESEFPEIVSSKLYKSIISKLK, encoded by the coding sequence ATGACAAATTTTCCCGACGATTTTTGGTCGGAGCAGGACGAAACCCGCGGCGAAGGAAAAAAAGATTACGAAATTGAGCAAGTAGTTCTTTCCTTAAAGGAATATTTAGAATCTCTTGAGGCGAATGCTTTCGTCAGTGATATCGATACACTTGAAGAGAACATACAAATCGCAATCGACCTTGAAGAAAATGAAATCGGAATAAAACTATCCAATATTTTAGTAGCTCAAGCTCCGTACAATTCTGATGGCTGGCAAAAAAGAGGAATTCTCTTAAATAACTTAGAGCAGTATGAAGAAGCCGTTGAATCTTACAGAAAAGCTTATTCGCTCAATCCGCTTGACTATGAGACTCTGAATAATCTTGGCATCGCTTATGAGAATCTTAATAACTACAGTGAAGCCGCTGAAGCTTTTCAGCACGCACTAACGCTTGCACCTGGCAATGACGAAGTAATACTAAATTTAGCGCTGTCGTACCAAAAATCAGGAAACTTCGAAAGAGCGATTCAGTTTCTAAACGATAATCTTCAACACGATCCTGAAAATATTGAAGCGTTATACGAACTGGCTTTCTGCTTTGATTCACTTGAAAGATTTAATGAAGCAATAAACACATATAAAAAACTTCTCGATATTGATCCTTACAATCACCATGCATGGTATAATCTTGGAATAACCTATTCACGCTACAATCAATGGCAGAAAGCGATTGAATGCTACGATTTTGCAATTGCTATCAATGATAATTTCGCTTCTGCGTATTTCAACAAGGGGAATGCTTATTCCTATCTCGGAAAACTTGAAAATGCAATAGAAGCTTATAAGACCACAATTCAATTGGAACCTGACGATTTCACAGCTTGGTACAACCTCGGCTGCTGTTATGAAGAACAGGAAGAATTTTTAAGAGCAATTAAATCATTTGACAAAGCAATTGAGATAAATGCAGAGCATTACGAATCGTATCTTTCACGAGGATTTTGTTACGACTCCTTAGGAAAATATCATTTAGCTTTCAAGGATTTTAATAAAGCAATTGAAGTGACTTCGGAAAATATTGAAGCCTGGTACGCAAAAGGTGATTTGGAATATTCGCTCGGACAATTACAAGAATCAATAGAAAGCTACAAAAAAGTTCTCGATAAGGATCCTGAAAATACTGATGTACATTTTGATCTTGCTTTGGCTTACTACGAAATAGGCGACCTCGGCGCTTCGTTAAAATTCTTCGATCAATGCATCATGCTCGAACCTCAATGGGCAGACCCATATTTTGAACGAGCTAAAATATTTTTTGTCCTAAGCCGGACTTATGAAGCTTTTGAATCATTAAAGATGAGTTTCATTTTAGATCCAAACAAACAAAAGCTGTTTGAATCTGAATTCCCGGAAATAGTCAGTTCTAAATTGTATAAATCTATTATAAGTAAGCTGAAATAA
- a CDS encoding T9SS type A sorting domain-containing protein has translation MRNSTLILTFAACVMIFAQPASAQLWSDYAGKASCVGCHTSIKPIDFTEFEKSGHPWKIQKIDRSKVVGGVYKPFPAGTNEEGVPLAPEVTALGFSYTAADTNIGFMIGGYGWKARWMSKDGYIYEGTKGQYNIGTHHPTLKGHSSYNASNVGNAVFALRTPTGALYNCGACHTTGWKPYNASTQPTRFEGRPGFDGNFFEYGVQCEGCHGPSKAHTTNPTIKPTIDGFEGCKSCHARGQGTRIPVKSDKQFLDHREQYDQMLFTKHRRNANMKCTTCHNPHKSTIYDRGGLKTAGKTCQPCHAGKAINIVVNGTPISHGDCIQCHMAFIGNTAVKQNNNRGDQASHMWKIKTSAVNKFQGMWTADSLNVAIPADSIVGITLDFACLGCHTTRDLTWASGHATNIHGKTIVVSVGSEEKVPSAYFISQNYPNPFNPTTSIRFGVPESDQVRISVYNSIGELVSTIADGFYNAGYYTANWDSKDLSGNSVTSGVYIYRLETSKYVDTKKMVLMR, from the coding sequence ATGCGAAATTCTACATTGATCTTAACTTTTGCAGCTTGTGTAATGATTTTTGCACAGCCTGCATCCGCTCAGCTTTGGTCCGATTATGCAGGAAAAGCTTCCTGTGTTGGGTGTCATACTTCAATTAAACCAATCGATTTTACAGAATTTGAAAAATCCGGCCATCCATGGAAAATTCAAAAAATTGATCGTTCGAAAGTAGTTGGTGGAGTTTATAAACCATTTCCAGCAGGTACAAATGAAGAAGGTGTTCCTTTGGCACCGGAAGTAACTGCTTTAGGTTTCAGCTATACAGCGGCAGATACTAACATTGGATTTATGATTGGTGGATATGGTTGGAAAGCCCGCTGGATGAGCAAAGATGGTTACATCTACGAAGGAACAAAAGGACAGTATAATATAGGTACACACCATCCAACTTTAAAAGGACACAGCTCTTATAACGCATCGAACGTCGGCAATGCTGTATTTGCACTTCGTACACCAACAGGTGCATTATACAATTGTGGTGCCTGCCATACAACAGGATGGAAACCATACAATGCATCAACTCAGCCAACGAGATTCGAAGGTCGTCCTGGTTTTGATGGTAACTTTTTTGAGTATGGAGTGCAATGCGAAGGCTGCCACGGTCCCTCAAAGGCACATACTACAAATCCAACAATTAAACCAACAATCGATGGTTTTGAGGGATGTAAATCATGTCATGCTCGCGGTCAAGGTACAAGAATTCCAGTTAAATCCGACAAACAATTTCTTGATCATAGAGAACAATACGATCAAATGTTATTCACAAAACATCGTCGCAACGCCAACATGAAATGTACAACTTGTCATAATCCTCATAAGAGTACAATTTATGATCGCGGTGGATTGAAAACTGCTGGTAAAACATGTCAACCTTGTCATGCAGGCAAAGCAATCAATATCGTTGTTAATGGAACTCCAATTTCTCACGGTGATTGTATCCAATGCCACATGGCTTTTATTGGCAACACTGCAGTTAAACAAAATAACAACCGCGGCGATCAAGCATCTCACATGTGGAAAATTAAAACTTCAGCAGTTAATAAATTCCAAGGTATGTGGACTGCGGATTCTCTTAATGTCGCAATCCCAGCAGATTCAATCGTTGGAATTACACTTGATTTCGCTTGTTTAGGTTGCCACACAACTCGTGATCTTACTTGGGCGTCAGGTCATGCAACAAATATTCACGGAAAAACAATTGTAGTGAGTGTTGGCAGCGAAGAAAAAGTACCAAGTGCTTACTTCATCAGTCAAAATTATCCGAATCCATTTAACCCAACAACATCTATTCGATTTGGTGTACCAGAAAGTGATCAAGTCAGAATCAGTGTATATAACTCAATTGGAGAACTTGTTTCAACAATTGCAGATGGATTCTACAATGCTGGTTACTATACGGCAAATTGGGATAGTAAAGACTTGAGTGGAAATTCAGTTACATCAGGTGTTTATATTTATCGTTTAGAAACTTCAAAGTATGTCGATACTAAGAAGATGGTTTTGATGAGATAA
- a CDS encoding adenylosuccinate synthase — translation MNAIVVLGAQWGDEGKGKIVDILSCDCDVVARFQGGANAGHTVIVKDEKYILHLIPSGILHDKVTCVIGNGVVLDPIAFFEEIEFLNGLNIDTDGRIFILPNTQIIMPYHRLIDNLSEHKDQKIGTTGRGIGPAYTDKSARLGIQAIDFFDEEILRFKVANSIKQKNVLLKNYYEQESINFDSAICEAMDLAERIKPYVLKDSLFVNNAIAQGRRVLIEGAQGALLDVDHGNYPFVTSSNPTIGGALTGLGISPKAIGETIAIVKSYATRVGEGPFPTEQKNEIGEQLRKIGSEFGATTGRPRRCGWLDLISLRYSTQINGYDSIAITKLDVLSEFSELKICTSYKLNGIVLDYFPIDYKTLEKVEPVYSVLPGWKLNVRGISNYDELPIEAKKYLSFIEEFLNVPIRIVSTGSERSETIFVNDN, via the coding sequence TACTTAGCTGTGATTGTGACGTAGTTGCACGTTTTCAAGGAGGTGCAAACGCAGGACATACTGTAATCGTTAAAGATGAAAAATATATTCTTCACCTAATCCCATCAGGTATTCTTCATGATAAAGTGACTTGCGTCATTGGAAATGGAGTCGTTTTAGATCCAATTGCATTCTTTGAAGAGATTGAATTTCTGAACGGACTGAACATTGACACAGATGGAAGAATTTTCATTCTTCCTAACACTCAAATAATTATGCCTTATCACAGGCTGATTGATAATCTTAGTGAACATAAAGATCAAAAAATTGGGACAACAGGGCGCGGAATCGGACCAGCGTATACAGATAAAAGTGCTCGTCTGGGGATTCAGGCGATTGATTTCTTCGACGAGGAAATTCTTAGATTCAAAGTCGCAAACAGCATAAAACAAAAAAATGTTTTACTGAAAAATTATTACGAACAAGAGAGTATTAATTTCGATTCAGCTATTTGTGAGGCGATGGATTTAGCTGAACGCATTAAACCATACGTTCTGAAAGATTCACTATTTGTAAATAATGCGATCGCTCAAGGCAGGAGAGTATTGATTGAAGGGGCACAAGGTGCTCTCCTTGATGTGGATCATGGAAATTATCCATTTGTTACTTCGTCCAATCCCACTATAGGCGGTGCATTAACTGGATTGGGAATTTCACCTAAGGCGATTGGCGAAACAATTGCAATTGTAAAGTCATATGCAACACGAGTTGGCGAAGGTCCATTTCCGACCGAACAAAAAAATGAAATTGGCGAACAGCTAAGAAAAATTGGTTCCGAGTTTGGTGCAACTACTGGCAGACCTCGAAGGTGCGGTTGGCTTGATCTTATATCATTGAGATATTCAACTCAGATTAATGGATATGATTCAATCGCAATAACAAAGCTAGACGTGCTTTCTGAATTCTCTGAATTGAAAATTTGTACTTCCTATAAGCTAAATGGCATTGTGTTGGATTATTTCCCGATCGACTATAAAACTCTCGAAAAAGTTGAACCGGTTTATTCTGTACTGCCAGGCTGGAAATTAAATGTAAGGGGAATATCAAATTATGATGAACTTCCCATTGAAGCTAAAAAATACCTAAGTTTTATTGAAGAATTTTTGAATGTACCGATTCGAATCGTTTCAACTGGTTCAGAAAGGTCTGAAACAATTTTCGTAAATGATAATTAG
- a CDS encoding cytochrome C produces the protein MKMKHFYSILTIGIIGFLFFTAFTTVPFDKKYNKEIIKFSHQFHSELTDCESCHSGAAKAENLKSPLLPTKDDCATCHDVQDTDACSKCHYEDVNEPLVQKKSQIIFNHAFHKEQELQCTSCHLGLDKVDYSFESPNSKPTMKSCYNCHNEKKVATNSCEACHVSTANLLPNDHKKSNFTTLHKFAASKTNADCMMCHDNNSCSTCHVGTTMLTEKNTASDFYQPNVPSNFIDGAKQQQVTRVHDLNYRFTHGIDLKGKTKECQSCHQVEEFCVSCHGLTGGDISLGGAMPSSHLKPGFVTFGKGSGGGEHAKLGRRDIERCISCHDVQGQDPTCITCHNEKIK, from the coding sequence ATGAAGATGAAACATTTTTATTCGATACTAACCATTGGAATTATTGGATTTCTTTTCTTCACTGCATTTACAACTGTCCCGTTTGATAAAAAATACAATAAAGAAATAATTAAGTTTTCGCATCAATTTCACAGTGAATTAACCGACTGCGAATCGTGCCATTCCGGGGCAGCAAAAGCAGAAAATTTAAAATCGCCTCTTCTTCCGACTAAAGATGACTGCGCAACTTGTCACGATGTTCAAGATACTGATGCATGCTCAAAATGTCATTATGAGGACGTGAACGAACCTCTTGTTCAGAAAAAGTCACAAATAATATTCAATCATGCTTTTCATAAGGAGCAAGAATTACAATGCACTTCGTGTCATTTAGGATTGGACAAAGTTGATTACAGTTTTGAATCACCTAATTCCAAACCAACAATGAAGTCCTGCTATAATTGTCATAACGAGAAAAAGGTAGCAACCAACAGTTGTGAAGCCTGTCATGTGTCGACTGCAAATCTACTTCCGAATGACCACAAAAAATCAAACTTTACCACATTGCATAAATTTGCCGCTTCAAAAACAAATGCTGATTGTATGATGTGTCACGACAATAATTCATGTTCAACGTGTCATGTCGGAACGACAATGCTGACTGAGAAAAATACAGCAAGCGATTTTTATCAACCGAATGTTCCATCCAATTTTATTGATGGAGCAAAACAACAGCAAGTCACTCGCGTTCACGATTTAAATTATAGATTTACTCATGGAATTGATCTGAAAGGAAAAACAAAAGAGTGTCAAAGCTGCCATCAAGTTGAAGAGTTTTGTGTAAGCTGTCACGGACTTACTGGTGGTGATATTTCATTGGGAGGTGCAATGCCATCTTCTCATCTCAAACCAGGATTTGTAACTTTTGGTAAAGGTTCAGGCGGTGGAGAGCATGCAAAGCTTGGAAGAAGAGATATTGAAAGATGTATTTCTTGTCATGACGTACAGGGTCAAGACCCTACATGTATAACCTGTCACAATGAAAAAATCAAATAA